Proteins found in one Labeo rohita strain BAU-BD-2019 chromosome 11, IGBB_LRoh.1.0, whole genome shotgun sequence genomic segment:
- the hoxc13b gene encoding homeobox protein Hox-C13b — MEGSSGNCSASHCRDFISHPALGRHSGNLANHQGAVYPEITPQDAGRQCPAPQASSGTSLSYEYPFGGPYYGCRLSYPHNVSLQQKPCSYHPAEKYMESSSALPTEELSSRSKEFAIYPSFASSYQTVPGYLDVPVVPGISAHLESRHETLIPMERYQHWTMSNGWDEQLYCSKEQTHFNHLWKSQFSDVVPHQTEINGYRRGRKKRVPYTKIQSKELEKEYAASKFITKDKRRRISATTNLSERQVTIWFQNRRVKEKKLECKSKLSAQMHAN; from the exons atgGAGGGATCGAGCGGGAATTGCTCTGCATCTCACTGCAGGGATTTCATCTCGCACCCTGCACTGGGACGCCACTCTGGGAATCTCGCGAATCACCAGGGTGCCGTGTACCCGGAGATCACTCCACAAGATGCCGGCCGGCAGTGCCCTGCGCCCCAGGCCTCATCTGGCACATCACTGAGCTATGAATACCCATTCGGAGGTCCATATTATGGATGTCGTCTTTCGTACCCCCACAACGTAAGCTTGCAACAGAAACCATGTTCCTATCATCCTGCCGAAAAATACATGGAGTCAAGCAGTGCGCTGCCAACTGAAGAGCTTTCCAGTCGGTCCAAAGAATTTGCTATTTACCCAAGCTTTGCCAGCTCCTATCAAACAGTCCCCGGCTATCTGGACGTCCCGGTTGTACCAGGAATCAGTGCGCATTTAGAGTCACGGCATGAAACTTTAATTCCTATGGAAAGGTATCAGCACTGGACAATGTCGAACGGTTGGGATGAGCAACTCTATTGTTCTAAGGAACAGACACATTTTAACCACCTATGGAAGTCCCAGTTTTCGG ATGTGGTGCCACACCAGACCGAGATTAATGGGTACCGTCGCGGTCGTAAGAAGAGAGTACCTTACACTAAAATTCAATCAAAGGAGCTGGAAAAAGAGTATGCTGCCAGCAAGTTCATCACCAAAGACAAAAGAAGGCGTATCTCCGCCACAACCAATCTCTCGGAACGCCAGGTGACCATCTGGTTCCAGAACCGTCGTGTTAAGGAAAAGAAGTTGGAATGTAAATCAAAGTTAAGCGCCCAAATGCATGCTAATTGA